From a region of the Dictyostelium discoideum AX4 chromosome 2 chromosome, whole genome shotgun sequence genome:
- the gpgA gene encoding G-protein subunit gamma — translation MSESQLKKVLKENETLKAQLEKSTTILKVSEACESLQDYCTKTSDPFIPGWSGENEWTKPLKGNGCSVL, via the exons ATGTCCGAatcacaattaaaaaaagttttaaaagaaaatgaaaccTTAAAAGCTCAATTAGAAAAATCAACTACCATCTTAAAAGTTTCTGAAGCATGTGAAAG tttaCAAGATTATTGTACCAAAACAAGTGATCCATTTATCCCAGGTTGGTCAGGTGAAAATGAATGGACTAAACCACTCAAAGGAAATGGATGTTCTGtgttataa
- a CDS encoding RNA recognition motif-containing protein RRM — translation MQMDESELLDKSPNPSSSPQSLSSPKKVFSPSEKPYDTHELIINNEQQPQEEINQQQNENQSLQINNNNNNNNNNNNNNNNNNNNNNNNNNNNNNSVNNKELELERDQTNVFVKHLPYEFNDEDLENLFSKYGKVLSSKVMIDPKGNSYGYGFVRFSSPQESAAAIEELDGYQYQNKKLLCRLSNLYTNLNSKYPSNNLFIKPLPYDVTDDQLRKLFEPFGKIIECKVMLDHNGQSKFAGFVRFSSELDASKAIDAMNGVRINKDSGYPLVVKYADTEQQKISRKQRKMQTIYQEKIIAPPIFPPQFLQPTVLPNNNNNNNNNNNNNNNNNNNNNNNNNNNNNKIANIVGIDQLDKLDHHTLLQQQHQILIDHSHQQQQEQQEQQEQQHILIDHSQQHPHLINNQNYYTNYMEYMYLSYGDYPNPNHHHHHQYYTTQQIYHQPIYYPTANYYTDIHHQIHPTQHIQPQQPQQLLQSQQLQSQQLQPQQLQQQLQQQQQQQQQLQQQNLNIEIPNQSIRTSGGINKNNSKKKKKKHQQVQSQTSQNSIQIASSSTPLNTSSSSTITSFGSPPNTSIPSPTSDSISPLPYNKNNNNNNNNNNNNNNNNNNNNNNNNNNNNNNNNNNNNYNNNNVIINTQQTTPNKRNRSEKIKNKNCNINEVNKNFSKLNIDNNNNNNNNNNNNNNNNNNNNNNNNNNNNNNNNNNNNNNNNNNNNNNNNNNNNNNLTTTTTTTTTTNTTNLTNLESLNPLSASSSSITSNSGGGKHTNDTNLFVFHLPPFVDDSYLFQLFSQFGKLQSVRVITDKDTGENKGYGFVKFYQTDEALKCQKEMNGFRIGSKFLKVKLKNEKESMNSGKSHHQHQNQNKNQNEQHLEEEEEEQTFNLPENNIDGNESNQEIVGSGNYT, via the exons ATGCAAATGGATGAAAGTGAATTATTAGATAAAAGTCCAAATCCATCTTCTTCGCcacaatcattatcatcaccaaaaaaagtattttctCCAAGTGAAAAACCATACGATACTcatgaattaataattaataatgaacaacaaccacaagaagaaataaatcaacaacaaaatgaaaatcaatctctacaaataaataataataataataataataataataataataataataataataataataataataataataataataataataataataataataatagtgttaataataaagaattggAATTAGAAAGAGATCAAACAAATGTTTTTGTAAAACATTTACCatatgaatttaatgatgaagatttagagaatttattttcaaaatatggAAAAGTTTTAAGTTCCAAAGTAATGATTGATCCAAAAGGAAATTCATATGGATATGGATTTGTTAGATTTTCAAGTCCACAAGAATCTGCCGCCGCAATTGAAGAATTGGATGGTTACCAataccaaaataaaaaattactaTGTAGATTATCCAATCTttatacaaatttaaatagtaaatacccatcaaataatttatttattaaaccaCTTCCATATGATGTAACAGATG atcaATTAAGGAAATTATTTGAACCATTTggtaaaattattgaatgtAAAGTAATGTTGGATCATAATGGACAAAGTAAATTTGCAGGATTTGTTAGATTTTCAAGTGAATTGGATGCTTCAAAGGCAATAGATGCTATGAATGGTGTTAGGATTAATAAAGATAGTGGTTATCCATTAGTAGTAAAATACGCCGATACtgaacaacaaaaaataagtAGAAAGCAAAGGAAAATGCAAACTATATAtcaagaaaaaataatagcaCCACCAATATTTCCACCACAATTTTTACAACCTACAGttttaccaaataataataataataataataataataataataataataataataataataataataataataataataataataataataataataaaatcgcAAATATAGTTGGTATTGATCAGCTCGATAAACTGGATCATCATACTCTTCTCCAACAACAGCATCAAATTTTAATCGACCATTCCCATCAACagcaacaagaacaacaagaacaacaagaacaacaacatatTCTAATAGACCATTCCCAACAACATCcacatttaattaataaccaaaattattatacaaATTATATGGAATATATGTATTTATCATATGGAGATTACCCAAACccgaatcatcatcatcatcatcaatactATACAACTCAACAAATATATCATCAACCAATTTATTATCCCACTGCAAATTATTATACTGATAttcatcaccaaattcatCCAACTCAACATATTCAACCTCAACAACCCCAACAACTCCtacaatcacaacaattgcaatcacaacaactgcaaccacaacaacttcaacaacaactgcaacagcagcagcaacaacaacaacaactacaacaacaaaatttgAATATAGAAATTCCAAATCAATCTATTAGAACAAGTGGtggaataaataaaaataattcaaaaaaaaagaaaaagaaacatCAACAAGTACAATCACAAACTTCACAAAATTCAATCCAAATTGCGTCATCGAGCACTCCTTTAAAtacatcatcttcttcaactATCACATCATTTGGTTCACCTCCAAATACTTCAATACCCTCACCAACCTCTGATTCTATATCACCATTaccatataataaaaataataataataataataataataataataataataataataataataataataataataataataataataataataataataataataataataataataataattataataataataatgtaattaTAAATACGCAACAAACAACACCAAATAAAAGGAATAGAagtgaaaaaattaaaaataaaaattgtaatataaacgaagtaaataaaaacttttccaaactaaatattgataataataataacaataataataataataataataataataataataataataataataataataataataataataataataataataataataataataataataataataataataataataataataataataataataataataataataataataatttgactacaacaacaacaactaccacaacgacaaatacaacaaatttaacaaatttagAAAGTTTAAATCCATTATCggcatcatcatcatcaataacAAGTAATAGTGGTGGAGGTAAACATACAAATGATAcgaatttatttgtatttcaTTTACCACCATTTGTAGACGACTCTTATTTATTTCAGTTATTTTCTCAATTTGGTAAACTACAATCAGTTAGAGTTATCACCGATAAAGATACTGGCGAAAATAAAGGTTATGgatttgtaaaattttatcaaactGATGAAGCTTTAAAATGCCAAAAAGAAATGAATGGATTTAGAATTGGTTCAAA gttcCTAAAAGtcaaattaaagaatgaaaaagaaagtaTGAATTCTGGAAAATCTCACCACCAgcaccaaaaccaaaacaaaaACCAAAATGAACAACATttagaagaggaagaagaagaacaaaCTTTCAATTTAcctgaaaataatattgatggaAATGAAAGTAATCAAGAAATTGTTGGATCTGGAAATTATACTTGA
- the rrs1 gene encoding ribosome biogenesis regulatory protein, translating into MTEEIVNASDILTKKLDGHLIDGEDTLLYDLGNLTAFDHSSLNKTEYKSNPNEYINKLSRDNVQLLISRLFQLPIKEIEEGSLALLPRCTTPIPRERSLPTSKPKTRWEAFAEIKGIKKKKKSSMEWDKEHEEYRPTFGYKKANDVANDWAMLARPDDKVGEDPFKKLEDEKNDRVSKQKKREQRNFDEASMRQMSNVGKTLSFDKEHRGQIKSDMEKVFDVAKLSTASLGKFDKRVENEKDAPKRGKKKLAGLGAGDVAQESENNSKLIDRMFKKENVLNVDKATRQFVKAEERENYSKKRSSGGKDNKSQKRFKK; encoded by the exons atgacagaAGAAATCGTAAATGCAAGTGATATTTTAACAAAGAAATTAGATGGACATTTAATTGATGGTGAAGATACTTTATTATATGATCTTGGAAATTTAACAGCCTTTGATCATTcctcattaaataaaactgaaTACAA atcaaatccaaatgaatatattaataaattatcaagagATAATGTAcaacttttaatttcaagattatttcaattaccaattaaaGAGATTGAAGAAGGTTCATTAGCATTATTACCAAGATGTACAACACCAATTCCAAGAGAGAGATCA ttacCAACAAGTAAACCAAAAACAAGATGGGAAGCATTTGCAGAAATTAAAGGtattaaaaagaagaagaaatcaTCAATGGAATGGGATAAAGAACATGAAGAATATCGTCCAACCTTTGGATATAAGAAAGCAAATGATGTTGCAAATGATTGGGCAATGCTTGCACGTCCAGATGATAAAGTTGGTGAAGATCCATTCAAGAAATTAGAGGATGAAAAGAATGATAGAGTTTCAAAACAAAAGAAGAGAGAACAAAGAAATTTCGATGAAGCTTCAATGCGTCAAATGTCAAATGTTGGCAAAACTTTATCATTCGATAAAGAACATCGTGGACAAATTAAATCCGATATGGAAAAGGTATTTGACGTTGCAAAACTTTCAACTGCTTCACTTGGTAAATTCGATAAAAGAGtcgaaaatgaaaaagatgcTCCAAAAAGaggtaaaaagaaattggcTGGTCTTGGTGCTGGTGATGTCGCTCAAGAATctgaaaataattcaaaattgaTTGATCGTATGTTTAAGAAAGAGAATGTCTTAAATGTTGATAAAGCAACTCGTCAATTTGTTAAAGCTGAAGAAAGAGAAAATTACTCAAAAAAGAGATCAAGTGGTggtaaagataataaatctCAAaagagatttaaaaaataa
- the napA gene encoding component of SCAR regulatory complex, whose translation MAHTNLPEKFQVVIENGENILQRVYNTYKLFQNNKVKPSFFNDEKISKILKNLIAKYPELPENNDKSITGFDLLTSRAKQHLEELEDHYYTITDAYDWKEASFILMQEISSNTVSINFNNNIQLCSKFLDVLVLYGKINYLVSLIPDKKIITAVYAKLFLYTRSASEPTFSKMGRWINDIEQPFKKIQEEFRVLNDAVGHALSSFELTYAKRRVITQLRKDGALNLILKPEDIARPVQDSYRIELAYAGRIQQWILFGYLFAPGTLSTPQSIELLRFTLSECFYLSVFKDISISIHNEFNTLFKNYKSKTINLQKQKKIIKDAAQASTQEAPRKHAERRVYIRQELEAMWNLFRDKPCLLAPKINVLLAALSMAKEEIFWYFRHTDVIPPEKVKKFYNKQNEVREKRISSLLSLVDHLVQLVHTHKKMIQNYYLEYISGADILGLQKVITPQLLQNAGSIVTQAVNTIVNELKSLNANGQDYSFEGFRANWMRLGYLLQSNSCPLKESESKQITSRLNLIYTHSKNVDCLDQLLDEYGNMTQLWSYKEPLFHSFDAAIVDMTCDQPSHSMIYLKLLSQFPNHVANQFYPEEKELIGKECVELANSCLTKITNRIVSIMANTIASTFLSDEQQLADVNAAFPLLQKKKDWKPPKDFVPPIEPASESQFRNRANLEQLRSEEKNAFQLCTALNEFLDITIYDHIFVPREFLREKLGSALKQYMRQSIQPPAPTSSSSQIDINITRLSTYESQLRVFIGVLILVENHVDIDIGDLIRETILTEFYAKALGKSGRVDWFPEGEIEMNELTLHSITSYYVDLVSKKLNTPGVVFSPVKLGFISKAGTPFRAEEHADLTEMRALCDLVGPYGIKVIEREILRFILTTTTSMKEILSLNAANLEEFASNYYKPKAMELLKKFKTTDLDLIVTKSIAIGNALHLRSMIRESMKDVITDNFPYINNAVANAFDQYNRNTFMFPDFLGVDTLALDSGLNVGIADQYLKVILRKVSSEADKRIWELLPVMFSLTFYGNIWKETQYKATIDAHSNNVHVLSKTIIDLLIAFGAINSTTGNEAELFQSFKRFLEISSVNILRMFKGKQGEKFVPNEIQSVIIFLDKFTQQCPLLSKDSLEQYIPYSLIRNMYKDLYEHKNLQKQQSETSEQNF comes from the exons atggcaCATACAAATTTACCAGAAAAATTTCAAGTtgtaattgaaaatggtgaaaatATATTACAAAGAGTTTATAATActtataaattatttcaaaataataaagtgaAGCCATCATTTTTCAATGATGAAAAGATCTcaaagattttaaagaatttgataGCAAAGTATCCAGAATTACCAGAGAACaatgataaatcaataacAGGATTCGATTTGTTGACATCACGTGCAAAACAACATTTAGAGGAGTTGGAGGATCATTATTACACAATCACCGATGCATACGATTGGAAAGAGGCATCATTCATTTTGATGCAAGAGATCTCCTCCAACACAGTGTCGatcaatttcaacaacaacattcaATTGTGCAGTAAATTTTTAGATGTACTCGTCCTATATGGTAAGATCAACTATTTGGTTTCATTGATCCCCGACAAAAAGATCATCACAGCCGTTTACGCCAAACTGTTCCTTTACACTCGTAGTGCATCAGAACCCACCTTTTCCAAGATGGGTCGTTGGATCAACGATATCGAACAACCCTTCAAAAAGATTCAAGAGGAGTTTCGTGTACTCAATGATGCTGTAGGTCATGCACTCTCATCCTTTGAATTAACTTATGCCAAACGTCGTGTTATCACTCAACTTCGTAAAGATGGTGCCCTCAATCTCATCCTTAAACCTGAAGATATCGCTCGTCCAGTTCAAGATTCTTATCGTATTGAATTAGCTTACGCTGGTCGTATTCAACAATGGATCTTATTTGGTTATCTATTTGCTCCAGGTACATTAAGTACACcacaatcaattgaattactTAGATTCACTTTATCtgaatgtttttatttatcagtttttaaagatatt tcaatttcaattcataatgaatttaatacattatttaaaaattataagagtaaaactataaatttacaaaaacaaaaaaagattattaaagATGCAGCACAAGCATCAACTCAAGAAGCACCACGTAAACATGCAGAGAGAAGAGTTTATATTAGACAAGAATTGGAAGCAATGTGGAATTTGTTTAGAGATAAACCATGTTTATTGGCACCAAAGATTAATGTACTTTTAGCTGCTCTCTCCATGGCAAAGGAAGAGATTTTCTGGTATTTCCGTCATACTGATGTTATTCCACCAGAAAAAGTAAAGAAATTCTATAACAAACAAAATGAAGTTagagaaaaaagaatttcTTCTTTACTTTCATTAGTTGATCATTTAGTTCAATTAGTTCATACTcataaaaaaa tgattcaaaattattatttagaataTATTTCAGGTGCAGATATTTTAGGTTTACAAAAAGTAATTACACcacaattattacaaaatgCAGGATCAATTGTTACACAAGCAGTTAATACAATTGTTAACGAATTGAAATCATTGAATGCCAATGGACAAGATTATAGTTTTGAAGGATTTAGAGCAAATTGGATGAGATTAGGTTATTTATTACAATCAAATTCATGTCCATTGAAAGAGAGTGAATCAAAACAAATCACCAGTcgtttgaatttaatttatacacATAGTAAGAATGTTGATTGTTTGGATCAATTATTGGATGAATATGGCAATATGACTCAGTTGTGGTCATACAAAGAACCATTGTTCCATTCATTCGATGCTGCCATTGTTGATATGACATGTGACCAACCATCACATTCAATGAtctatttgaaattgttatCGCAATTCCCTAATCACGTCGCCAATCAATTCTATCCTGAAGAGAAGGAACTCATCGGTAAGGAGTGTGTAGAGTTGGCAAATAGTTGTCTCACCAAGATCACCAATCGTATCGTATCGATCATGGCAAACACTATCGCCTCTACTTTCCTCTCTGATGAGCAACAATTGGCCGATGTCAATGCAGCTTTCCCATTGTTGCAAAAGAAGAAGGATTGGAAACCACCAAAGGATTTCGTACCACCAATCGAACCTGCTAGTGAGTCACAATTTAGAAATAGAGCTAATCTCGAGCAACTTCGTTCCGAAGAGAAGAATGCATTCCAACTTTGCACTGCCTTGAATGAATTCTTGGACATTACAATCTATGATCACATTTTCGTACCAAGGGAATTCCTTCGTGAGAAATTGGGTTCTGCACTCAAGCAATATATGCGTCAATCAATTCAACCACCCGCTCCAACCTCTTCCTCCTCCCAAATCGATATCAATATCACTCGTCTCTCAACTTATGAATCTCAATTACGTGTTTTCATTGGTGTGTTGATTTTGGTAGAGAATCATGTTGACATTGATATCGGTGATCTCATTCGTGAGACTATCCTCACCGAATTTTACGCCAAGGCTTTGGGTAAGAGTGGTCGTGTCGATTGGTTCCCAGAGGGTGAAATTGAAATGAATGAATTAACGCTCCACTCCATCACAAGCTACTATGTCGATTTGGTCTCTAAAAAACTCAATACTCCTGGTGTGGTTTTCTCTCCAGTTAAATTGGGTTTCATCTCAAAGGCTGGTACACCATTCCGTGCCGAGGAACATGCTGACCTCACTGAAATGAGAGCACTTTGTGATTTGGTTGGTCCATATGGTATCAAGGTCATCGAGAGGGAAATCCTTCGTTTCATtcttaccactaccacctcAATGAAAGAGATCCTCTCACTCAATGCTGCAAATCTTGAAGAGTTTGCatcaaattattacaaaCCAAAAGCAATGGaacttttaaagaaattcaaaactACAGATTTAGATCTCATTGTAACCAAATCCATCGCCATTGGTAATGCCCTTCATTTGAGATCAATGATTAGAGAATCCATGAAAGACGTTATCACTGATAACTTCccatatattaataatgccGTTGCCAATGCTTTCGATCAATATAATCGTAACACATTTATGTTTCCAGACTTTTTAGGTGTTGATACTTTGGCTTTGGATTCGGGTTTGAACGTTGGTATTGCCGATCAATACCTTAAAGTTATCCTTAGAAAGGTCTCCTCAGAGGCTGATAAAAGAATTTGGGAGTTATTACCTGTGATGTTCTCTCTCACATTCTATGGTAACATTTGGAAGGAAACTCAATACAAAGCTACCATCGACGCTCATTCAAATAATGTACATGTATTATCAAAAACTATCATCGATTTACTCATAGCATTTGGTGCCATCAATTCAACCACTGGTAATGAGGCAGAGTTATTCCAATCATTTAAACGTTTCCTCGAAATTTCCTCTGTCAATATCTTACGTATGTTTAAGGGTAAACAAGGTGAAAAATTCGTTCCAAATGAAATTCAATCAGTTATCATCTTTTTAGATAAATTCACTCAACAATgtccattattatcaaaagattCACTCGAACAATACATTCCTTATTCACTCATCAGAAATATGTATAAAGATTTATATGAACATAAAAATcttcaaaaacaacaatctGAAACTTCTGAAcaaaatttctaa
- the osbE gene encoding oxysterol binding family protein, member 5 has product MEKDSKVIEKEGNKGFTKSIISTVKNIKLGYGMDIYQMSTPASLIAPYSSLTYISDSFSKNFEILIKANSIENDLDRLLEIFKYITTIFIINNNACGKPIVPIVGETQRFKFSNKDEDGNEFNDSFHCAEHVQNSPFPLSVSSTVNEKEGIELCYNYAAKILFMATYFRINIDEAETFIKFNKFNETYNIILPTLYTRIFRGFSEYSGKLKIEPTKSNYYIDANFQSKPLIGGKYNYFEAYVSKKDTDEKIYKIFGQWDKEQQILDFENYQTDFFFKRPQQFYEKQLPNEILPTDSSVVWKGLIDAHNCGNNKLKLKEKTKVDEDQKLIENQRKKENINFKPKFFIKNKETDKWELDKFNKY; this is encoded by the exons atggaaaaagaTTCTAAAGTTATAGAAAAAGAGGGAAATAAAGGTTttacaaaatcaataattagtactgtaaaaaatattaaacttGGTTATGGTATGGACATTTATCAAATGTCGACACCTGCATCATTAATTGCACCATATTCTTCACTTACATATATTAGTGATAGTTTTTCAaagaattttgaaattttaataaa agcaaattcaattgaaaatgatttagatagattattagaaatatttaaatatataacaacaatatttattattaataataatgcatGTGGTAAACCAATTGTACCAATTGTTGGTGAAACAcaaagatttaaattctcaaataaagatgaagatggtAATGAGTTTAATGATAGTTTTCATTGTGCAGAACATGTTCAAAATAGTCCATTTCCATTATCAGTTTCATCAACAgttaatgaaaaagaaggAATTGAATTATGTTATAACTATGCTGccaaaattttattcatGGCTACTTACTTTAGAATTAATATAGATGAAGCTGaaacttttattaaatttaataaatttaatgaaacttataatataattttaccaACATTATATACAAGAATTTTTAGAGGTTTTTCAGAATACTCTGgtaaattgaaaattgaaCCTaccaaatcaaattattacaTAGATGCTAATTTTCAAAGTAAGCCATTAATCGGTGGCAAATATAACTATTTCGAAGCATATGTTTCCAAGAAAGATACTGatgaaaaaatttataaaatttttggtCAATGGGATAAGGAACAACAAATAttagattttgaaaattatcaaactgatttcttttttaaaagacCTCAACAGTTTTATGAAAAACAATtaccaaatgaaattttaccaACTGATTCATCAGTGGTTTGGAAAGGTTTAATTGATGCTCATAAttgtggtaataataaattaaaattaaaagaaaaaacaaaagttGACGAagatcaaaaattaattgaaaatcaaagaaaaaaagaaaacattaattttaaaccaaaattttttattaaaaataaagaaactgATAAATGGGAATtagataaatttaataaatattaa